One segment of Natronosalvus halobius DNA contains the following:
- a CDS encoding WD40/YVTN/BNR-like repeat-containing protein, translating to MTTVYTALPNRLLVSRDDSGGTGDDDGEDGGDGEWAQSTRLEGYDLECVAVSPDAPDRVFVGTFEDGLFRSTDGGDSFDALETDFASDAVMAATVSPHDPDVVYAGTEPSRVYRSDDGGDTWTHLEGLVDLPSEEEWYFPPRPHTHHVRWLEVDPHDSDRLYVGIEAGAFVIRDEARDSWQERPEGSRIDNHSLATHPDMAGRVYTAAGDGYAQSDDGGETWSHPQSGLEHRYCWSVVPHPEDPDRVLLSSASGASSAHTASQAKAYAYRKPGPDADWERLDDRGLPMGKGVVRTIFDECSGSIYAVSNAGCFVSRDFGDSWSVLETDWDGEESKTPRGLAVVA from the coding sequence ATGACGACCGTCTACACGGCGCTCCCGAATCGACTGCTGGTCTCTCGAGACGATTCCGGTGGCACTGGCGACGACGACGGCGAGGACGGCGGCGATGGCGAGTGGGCACAGTCGACTCGCCTAGAGGGCTACGATCTCGAATGCGTCGCCGTCTCGCCCGACGCCCCGGACCGGGTCTTCGTCGGCACGTTCGAGGACGGCCTCTTTCGCTCGACCGACGGCGGGGACTCCTTCGACGCACTCGAGACGGACTTCGCTAGCGACGCGGTCATGGCGGCGACGGTCAGTCCCCACGATCCCGACGTCGTCTACGCGGGCACCGAACCCAGCCGCGTCTATCGCTCCGACGATGGCGGCGACACCTGGACGCACCTCGAGGGGCTGGTCGACCTCCCCTCCGAGGAGGAGTGGTACTTCCCTCCGCGCCCGCACACCCACCACGTGCGCTGGCTCGAAGTCGACCCCCACGATTCCGACCGGCTCTACGTGGGGATCGAAGCGGGGGCGTTCGTCATCCGCGACGAAGCCCGGGATAGCTGGCAGGAGCGCCCCGAAGGCTCGCGGATTGACAATCACAGCCTCGCGACCCATCCCGATATGGCGGGTCGGGTGTACACCGCGGCGGGCGACGGCTACGCCCAGAGCGACGACGGCGGCGAGACCTGGAGTCACCCGCAGTCGGGCCTCGAGCATCGCTACTGCTGGTCGGTCGTCCCCCATCCCGAGGATCCCGACCGGGTGCTCCTCTCGAGTGCCAGCGGCGCCTCGAGCGCGCACACGGCCTCGCAGGCGAAGGCCTACGCCTACCGCAAACCGGGCCCGGATGCCGACTGGGAGCGCCTCGACGACCGCGGTCTCCCGATGGGAAAGGGGGTCGTTCGGACGATCTTCGACGAGTGTTCGGGGTCGATCTACGCCGTCAGCAACGCCGGCTGCTTCGTCTCACGGGACTTCGGCGATTCCTGGTCGGTGCTCGAGACCGACTGGGATGGCGAGGAGTCCAAAACGCCGCGCGGGCTGGCTGTCGTCGCGTAA
- a CDS encoding 30S ribosomal protein S24e: protein MDVDIISEEENPMLHRTNVTFELTHDEATPSRLQVRDSLAAKMNKDADEVVIRKLDTKFGMRKTVGHAKVYETSAHATEVEQDHMLERNKIVTDENDVEAEEA from the coding sequence ATGGACGTCGACATCATCTCCGAGGAGGAAAATCCCATGTTGCACCGCACGAACGTCACGTTCGAACTGACCCACGATGAGGCGACGCCCTCGCGTCTGCAGGTCCGTGACAGCCTCGCGGCGAAGATGAACAAGGACGCCGACGAGGTCGTCATCCGCAAACTCGACACCAAGTTCGGCATGCGAAAGACCGTCGGCCACGCGAAGGTCTACGAGACCTCCGCCCACGCTACCGAGGTCGAGCAGGATCACATGCTCGAACGCAACAAGATCGTCACCGACGAGAACGACGTCGAAGCGGAGGAGGCCTGA
- a CDS encoding DUF4330 family protein, which yields MELIDDEGNLFGRVNVVDALVVLVLLAVVVAGLAVVGVLTGDAEPETRYATIDLGTQSEHVAEQISEGDVMYLEGSSDNLTVTDVYRSAPGGGEDRAGGASVVIRAELNGQLVEDDQRDDRVFQFDGERLHVGQTVTIDTLDYTTEGEVRSVGGEETSLPVNETQLVLETIVPTATADEIAEGDTYRVAGDTVATVETVQTHVASDDQRRVVVGLTARTIDTGSGPTLGSQRVVLGSTIPVRTDAYEITGNVTRRGALDESGEETTVSVTAKIDNVRPEVANGLEAGMTETERGETVATIDAVGSEPASVILESEDGNIYERDHPRNLDLTLELTLEGRETESGLRFHGEPLREGETIVLDFGTVIVTAEVTDLDR from the coding sequence ATGGAGTTGATCGACGACGAGGGCAACCTCTTTGGCCGCGTCAACGTCGTCGACGCACTCGTCGTCCTGGTCTTGCTGGCCGTCGTCGTGGCCGGCCTCGCCGTTGTCGGCGTGCTCACGGGCGATGCCGAACCGGAAACCCGCTATGCGACGATCGACCTCGGTACTCAATCCGAACACGTCGCCGAACAGATCTCGGAGGGCGACGTCATGTACCTCGAAGGGAGTAGCGACAACCTCACCGTGACCGACGTCTATCGGTCAGCACCCGGTGGCGGCGAGGACCGCGCCGGTGGCGCGTCCGTCGTGATCCGGGCCGAACTCAACGGGCAACTCGTCGAGGACGACCAGCGGGACGACCGCGTCTTCCAATTCGACGGTGAGCGCCTGCACGTGGGCCAGACCGTGACGATCGACACGCTCGACTACACGACCGAGGGCGAGGTCCGATCGGTGGGTGGCGAGGAGACGAGCCTTCCGGTGAACGAGACGCAACTCGTCCTGGAGACGATCGTTCCGACCGCGACCGCCGACGAGATCGCCGAAGGCGACACCTATCGCGTCGCTGGGGACACGGTTGCGACCGTCGAAACGGTCCAGACCCACGTCGCGAGCGACGATCAGCGCCGCGTGGTCGTCGGGCTCACCGCCAGGACGATCGACACCGGCTCCGGACCGACGCTCGGCAGTCAGCGGGTCGTGCTCGGCTCGACGATCCCCGTCCGAACCGACGCCTACGAGATCACGGGGAACGTCACGCGACGAGGGGCACTCGACGAGTCCGGCGAGGAGACGACCGTGAGCGTCACGGCAAAGATCGACAACGTCAGGCCCGAGGTCGCCAACGGCCTCGAGGCTGGCATGACCGAAACCGAACGCGGCGAGACGGTCGCGACGATCGATGCCGTCGGATCCGAACCCGCGTCAGTCATCCTCGAGAGCGAGGACGGCAACATCTACGAACGCGACCATCCACGGAACCTCGATCTCACGCTCGAACTCACCCTCGAGGGACGGGAAACCGAATCCGGACTCCGGTTCCACGGCGAACCGCTCCGGGAGGGCGAGACGATCGTCCTCGACTTCGGCACCGTCATCGTCACCGCCGAGGTTACGGACCTCGATCGATAA
- the aglF gene encoding UTP--glucose-1-phosphate uridylyltransferase AglF, whose translation MQAVVLAAGKGTRLRPLTDDKPKGMVEVAGKPILTHCLEQVVDLGADELIVVVGYEKEQIIEHYGDDFQDVPITYTHQREQKGLAHALLTVEEHVDGDFMLILGDNIFRANLSDVVNRQREQRADAAFLVEEVPWEKASRYGVCDTNKYGEITDVIEKPEEPPSNLVMTGFYTFTPAIFHACHLVQPSARDEYEISEAIDLLIQSGRTIDAIRLDGWRADIGYPEDRDAAEERIREEDDLETPAA comes from the coding sequence ATGCAAGCAGTCGTTCTCGCGGCCGGGAAAGGCACTCGTTTGCGGCCACTAACCGACGACAAACCGAAGGGTATGGTCGAGGTCGCTGGCAAACCGATTCTCACTCATTGCCTCGAGCAGGTCGTCGACCTCGGTGCCGACGAACTGATCGTCGTCGTCGGCTACGAGAAAGAGCAGATCATCGAACACTACGGCGACGACTTCCAGGACGTCCCGATCACGTACACCCACCAGCGCGAACAGAAGGGGCTGGCCCACGCCCTCCTCACCGTCGAGGAACACGTCGACGGCGACTTCATGTTGATCCTCGGGGACAACATCTTCCGGGCGAACCTCAGCGACGTCGTCAATCGACAGCGCGAACAGCGTGCCGATGCCGCGTTTCTCGTCGAGGAAGTTCCCTGGGAGAAAGCTTCTCGCTACGGGGTCTGTGACACCAACAAGTACGGTGAGATCACCGACGTGATCGAAAAGCCGGAGGAGCCGCCGTCGAACCTCGTGATGACGGGCTTCTATACGTTTACGCCGGCGATCTTCCACGCCTGTCACCTCGTCCAGCCCTCGGCCCGCGACGAGTACGAAATTAGCGAGGCCATCGACCTGCTGATCCAGTCCGGACGGACCATCGACGCCATCCGATTGGACGGTTGGCGGGCCGACATCGGCTACCCCGAGGACCGGGACGCCGCGGAGGAACGGATTCGCGAGGAAGACGACCTCGAGACGCCAGCCGCCTGA
- a CDS encoding 30S ribosomal protein S27ae yields the protein MAHYELYNDEGEVEREQCPRCGDSFLADHGDRQHCGKCGYTEWA from the coding sequence ATGGCACACTACGAACTCTACAACGACGAGGGCGAAGTCGAACGCGAACAGTGCCCGCGCTGTGGTGACTCGTTCCTCGCCGACCACGGCGACCGCCAGCACTGTGGCAAGTGCGGCTACACCGAGTGGGCGTAA